In Actinomadura citrea, a single window of DNA contains:
- a CDS encoding acetolactate synthase large subunit, translating to MVGAQADQAFRPARLPSTASRRRGFFVARRANTHSPRNRRIMTTEQMTGAQALVRALENVGVDTVFGIPGGAILPAYDPLFDSRKLRHILVRHEQGAGHAAQGYAMVTGKVGVCMATSGPGATNLVTAISDAYMDSVPIVAITGQVASSLIGTDGFQEADIAGITMPITKHNFLVTQAEDIGRTIAEAFHIAGTGRPGPVLVDIAKDALQATVGFEWPVALQLPGYRPVTRPHSKQVREAARLIVQARRPVLYVGGGVLKAGAAAELKVLAELTGAPVVTTLMAKGALPDSHPLNMGMPGMHGAVGAVGALQRADLLVALGARFDDRVTGKLDGFAPHAKVVHADIDPAEISKNRHADVPIVGDAREVIADLVVALQNENEAGRKGDYTDWWRQLGAWRETYPLGYDTPADGSLSPQYVIERIGRIAGPEAYYVAGVGQHQMWAAQFIKYERPGAFLNSGGAGTMGYSVPAAMGAKVGAPDTTVWAIDGDGCFQMTNQELATCAIEGIPVKVAVINNGNLGMVRQWQTLFYNERYSNTNLHSAKRIPDFVKLAEAYGCVGLRCEKAEDVDEVIAKAMEINDAPVVIDFVVHQDAMVWPMVAAGTTNDDIKIARDMAPDWENGD from the coding sequence TTGGTCGGCGCGCAGGCTGACCAAGCTTTTCGTCCTGCGCGCCTCCCCTCGACCGCCTCACGGCGGCGGGGGTTTTTTGTTGCCCGGCGAGCCAACACTCACTCCCCAAGGAACCGCAGAATCATGACGACCGAACAGATGACGGGAGCCCAGGCGCTGGTCCGCGCCCTGGAGAACGTCGGCGTCGACACGGTGTTCGGCATCCCGGGCGGCGCGATCCTCCCGGCGTACGACCCGCTGTTCGACTCCAGGAAGCTGCGCCACATCCTCGTCCGGCACGAGCAGGGCGCCGGCCACGCCGCCCAGGGCTACGCGATGGTGACCGGCAAGGTGGGCGTCTGCATGGCCACCAGCGGGCCGGGCGCGACCAACCTCGTCACGGCGATCTCCGACGCCTACATGGACTCGGTGCCGATCGTGGCGATCACGGGGCAGGTCGCGTCCTCGCTGATCGGCACCGACGGCTTCCAGGAGGCCGACATCGCCGGCATCACGATGCCGATCACCAAGCACAACTTCCTGGTCACCCAGGCCGAGGACATCGGCCGCACCATCGCCGAGGCGTTCCACATCGCGGGCACCGGGCGGCCCGGCCCCGTCCTGGTCGACATCGCCAAGGACGCCCTCCAGGCGACGGTCGGGTTCGAGTGGCCGGTCGCGCTGCAGCTGCCCGGGTACCGGCCCGTCACCCGGCCGCACTCCAAGCAGGTCCGCGAGGCGGCACGGCTGATCGTCCAGGCGCGGCGCCCGGTGCTGTACGTCGGCGGCGGGGTGCTGAAGGCGGGCGCGGCCGCCGAGCTGAAGGTGCTCGCCGAGCTGACCGGCGCGCCGGTCGTCACCACGCTGATGGCCAAGGGCGCGCTGCCCGACAGCCACCCGCTGAACATGGGCATGCCGGGCATGCACGGCGCCGTCGGCGCCGTCGGCGCGCTGCAGCGCGCCGACCTGCTGGTCGCGCTCGGCGCCCGGTTCGACGACCGCGTCACCGGGAAGCTGGACGGGTTCGCGCCGCACGCCAAGGTCGTGCACGCCGACATCGACCCGGCGGAGATCTCCAAGAACCGGCACGCCGACGTCCCGATCGTCGGGGACGCCCGCGAGGTGATCGCCGACCTCGTCGTCGCCCTGCAGAACGAGAACGAGGCGGGCCGCAAGGGCGACTACACCGACTGGTGGCGCCAGCTCGGCGCCTGGCGCGAGACGTACCCGCTGGGCTACGACACGCCCGCCGACGGCTCGCTGTCCCCGCAGTACGTCATCGAGCGGATCGGGCGGATCGCGGGGCCGGAGGCGTACTACGTCGCGGGCGTCGGCCAGCACCAGATGTGGGCCGCGCAGTTCATCAAGTACGAGCGGCCGGGCGCGTTCCTGAACTCCGGGGGCGCCGGGACGATGGGGTACTCCGTCCCGGCGGCGATGGGCGCCAAGGTCGGCGCGCCGGACACCACGGTCTGGGCGATCGACGGCGACGGCTGCTTCCAGATGACCAACCAGGAGCTCGCGACCTGCGCGATCGAGGGCATCCCGGTCAAGGTCGCCGTGATCAACAACGGTAACCTCGGGATGGTCCGGCAGTGGCAGACGCTCTTCTACAACGAGCGCTACTCCAACACCAACCTTCACTCGGCCAAGCGGATTCCGGACTTCGTCAAGCTCGCCGAGGCGTACGGTTGCGTCGGCCTGCGCTGCGAGAAGGCCGAGGACGTCGACGAGGTCATCGCCAAGGCGATGGAGATCAACGACGCCCCCGTCGTGATCGACTTCGTCGTCCACCAGGACGCCATGGTGTGGCCGATGGTCGCGGCCGGCACCACCAACGACGACATCAAGATCGCCCGGGACATGGCTCCCGACTGGGAGAACGGAGACTGA
- the ilvN gene encoding acetolactate synthase small subunit, giving the protein MSLHTLSVLVENKPGILARVAALFSRRGFNIESLAVGTTEHPEISRMTIVVNVADLPLEQVTKQLNKLINVLKIVELDPSASVQRELVLVKVRADAETRSQVLETVTLFRAKVVDVAPDAVTIEATGNRDKLDAFIRILEPFGIKELVQSGMVAVGRGARSITDRSLRAIERSA; this is encoded by the coding sequence ATGAGCCTGCACACCCTCTCGGTGCTGGTGGAGAACAAGCCCGGCATCCTGGCTCGGGTCGCGGCGCTGTTCTCCCGGCGCGGCTTCAACATCGAGTCCCTCGCGGTGGGCACCACCGAGCATCCGGAGATCTCCCGGATGACGATCGTGGTGAACGTCGCCGACCTGCCGCTGGAGCAGGTCACCAAGCAGCTCAACAAGCTGATCAACGTGCTGAAGATCGTCGAGCTGGATCCCTCGGCGTCCGTCCAGCGCGAGCTCGTGCTGGTCAAGGTGCGCGCCGACGCCGAGACCCGCTCGCAGGTCCTGGAGACCGTGACGCTGTTCCGCGCCAAGGTGGTGGACGTCGCGCCCGACGCCGTCACGATCGAGGCGACCGGCAACCGCGACAAGCTGGACGCGTTCATCAGGATCCTGGAGCCGTTCGGCATCAAGGAACTGGTGCAGTCGGGCATGGTGGCCGTCGGCCGCGGTGCCCGGTCCATCACCGACCGCTCGCTGCGGGCCATCGAGCGCAGCGCCTGA
- the ilvC gene encoding ketol-acid reductoisomerase: protein MFYDDAADLSVIQGRHVAIIGYGSQGHAHALSLRDSGVDVRVGLREGSASREKAEAEGLRVVTPAEAAEEADLIMLLAPDHHHREIFEKDIKPALVEGDALFFGHGFSIRYDLVQPPEGVDVAMVAPKGPGHLVRRQFVAGRGVPVIVAVEKDASGNAWPLALSYAKAIGGLRAGGIKTTFTEETETDLFGEQSVLCGGVSELIKTGFEVLTEAGYQPEVAYFEVLHEMKLIVDLMYEGGVSKMYWSVSDNAEYGGYSRGPRVITPETKAAMKKILGEIQSGEYAKELVDEFEGGQKKFTQYREELAQHPIEKTGAELRPMMSWLND from the coding sequence ATGTTCTACGACGACGCCGCCGACCTGAGCGTGATCCAGGGCCGGCACGTGGCGATCATCGGCTACGGCAGCCAGGGGCACGCGCACGCGCTCTCGCTGCGCGACTCCGGCGTCGACGTGCGGGTCGGGCTCCGCGAGGGGTCGGCCAGCCGGGAGAAGGCGGAGGCCGAGGGCCTGCGCGTGGTCACCCCGGCGGAGGCCGCCGAGGAGGCCGACCTGATCATGCTGCTGGCCCCCGACCACCACCACCGGGAGATCTTCGAGAAGGACATCAAGCCCGCCCTCGTCGAGGGCGACGCGCTGTTCTTCGGCCACGGCTTCAGCATCCGCTACGACCTCGTCCAGCCGCCGGAGGGCGTGGACGTGGCCATGGTCGCGCCGAAGGGCCCGGGCCACCTCGTGCGCCGCCAGTTCGTCGCCGGGCGCGGCGTGCCGGTGATCGTGGCCGTGGAGAAGGACGCGTCCGGCAACGCCTGGCCGCTGGCGCTGTCCTACGCCAAGGCCATCGGCGGCCTGCGCGCGGGCGGCATCAAGACGACCTTCACCGAGGAGACCGAGACCGACCTGTTCGGCGAGCAGTCGGTGCTGTGCGGTGGCGTCTCCGAGCTGATCAAGACCGGGTTCGAGGTGCTGACCGAGGCCGGCTACCAGCCGGAGGTCGCCTACTTCGAGGTCCTGCACGAGATGAAGCTGATCGTCGACCTGATGTACGAGGGCGGCGTGTCCAAGATGTACTGGTCGGTGTCCGACAACGCCGAGTACGGCGGCTACAGCCGCGGCCCGCGCGTGATCACGCCGGAGACCAAGGCCGCGATGAAGAAGATCCTCGGCGAGATCCAGTCCGGCGAGTACGCCAAGGAGCTGGTGGACGAGTTCGAGGGCGGCCAGAAGAAGTTCACGCAGTACCGCGAGGAGCTGGCCCAGCACCCGATCGAGAAGACGGGCGCCGAGCTGCGCCCGATGATGAGCTGGCTCAACGACTGA
- a CDS encoding PadR family transcriptional regulator — protein MSIRHGLLALLSQGPRYGYQLRAEFESSTGATWPLNIGQVYSTLSRLERDELVTRVGADDEGRFVYRITPAGEQDVRRWFSTPIARSDRPRDELAIKLAMAVTTPGVDAAHVVQTQRTATLRTLQDLTRLKADAPAVPADQGDRAWRLVLESMIFQAEAEVRWLDHCEAYVARAEPSAPSAPAAPSVPVEAPAPADEEARR, from the coding sequence ATGTCCATCCGTCACGGTCTGCTGGCCCTGCTGTCCCAGGGCCCCCGCTACGGCTACCAGCTGCGCGCCGAGTTCGAGTCGTCCACCGGCGCCACCTGGCCGCTCAACATCGGCCAGGTCTACTCCACCCTGTCCCGCCTCGAACGCGACGAGCTCGTCACGCGCGTCGGCGCCGACGACGAGGGCCGGTTCGTCTACCGGATCACGCCGGCGGGGGAGCAGGACGTGCGGCGGTGGTTCTCGACCCCCATCGCCCGCTCCGACCGGCCCCGCGACGAGCTGGCGATCAAGCTGGCGATGGCCGTCACCACGCCCGGCGTCGACGCCGCGCACGTCGTCCAGACCCAGCGCACCGCCACGCTGCGCACCCTGCAGGACCTCACCCGCCTCAAGGCCGACGCGCCCGCCGTCCCCGCCGACCAGGGCGACCGCGCGTGGCGGCTGGTCCTGGAATCCATGATCTTCCAGGCGGAGGCCGAGGTCCGCTGGCTGGACCACTGCGAGGCCTACGTCGCCCGCGCCGAGCCCTCCGCGCCGTCCGCCCCCGCGGCCCCGTCCGTCCCGGTCGAGGCGCCCGCCCCGGCCGACGAGGAGGCGCGGCGATGA
- a CDS encoding ABC transporter ATP-binding protein, whose amino-acid sequence MSVLAMREVSRDHGAGPSLVHALREVTLDVAEGEFVAVMGPSGSGKSTLLALAGGLDRPTSGQVLVDGADLGGLGRAGRAALRRRSVGYVFQDLNLIPSLTAGENVMLPRELDGARARTARREAREALAEVGVAELADRFPDEMSGGQQQRVAIARALVGERRLVLADEPTGALDSHTGEDVLRVLRARCDAGASCLMVTHESRHAAWADRVVFLRDGRIVDATPRPTGPESLLQEKL is encoded by the coding sequence ATGAGCGTGCTGGCGATGCGGGAGGTGTCCCGCGACCACGGCGCCGGCCCGTCCCTCGTGCACGCGCTGCGCGAGGTGACGCTGGACGTCGCGGAGGGCGAGTTCGTCGCCGTGATGGGCCCGTCCGGCTCCGGCAAGTCGACCCTGCTGGCGCTGGCCGGCGGGCTCGACCGTCCCACCTCCGGGCAGGTCCTGGTGGACGGCGCCGACCTCGGCGGGCTCGGCCGGGCCGGGCGGGCCGCGCTGCGCCGCCGCAGCGTCGGCTACGTCTTCCAGGACCTCAACCTCATCCCGAGCCTCACCGCGGGCGAGAACGTCATGCTGCCGCGCGAGCTGGACGGCGCCCGCGCCCGCACGGCCCGCCGGGAGGCGCGGGAGGCGCTCGCGGAGGTCGGCGTCGCCGAGCTGGCCGACCGGTTCCCCGACGAGATGTCCGGCGGCCAGCAGCAGCGCGTCGCGATCGCCCGCGCGCTGGTCGGCGAGCGTCGGCTCGTCCTGGCCGACGAGCCGACCGGGGCGCTCGACAGCCACACCGGCGAGGACGTCCTGCGCGTCCTGCGGGCCCGCTGCGACGCGGGCGCGTCCTGCCTGATGGTCACGCACGAGTCGCGGCACGCCGCCTGGGCCGACCGGGTCGTGTTCCTGCGCGACGGCCGGATCGTCGACGCCACGCCCCGGCCGACCGGCCCCGAGAGCCTCCTGCAGGAGAAACTGTGA
- a CDS encoding FtsX-like permease family protein, which translates to MNRYVFALRMARQDALRAKGRTALVLCMIGLPIGVVVALAVLRSTSEAGIEGPSGAPSGAESAVLAMIIAMVVLEVVLLAGPAFMVDVRRRRRDLALVAASGGAGRHLRAVVLASGLLLGGIAAVAGAGLGIAAAAVVARAADGPDGFGPFTVPWTVVAVTMLFGAGSGLLAALVPARQAGRMDVVAALAGRREPPGRARRGLPIAGGVLVLAGLAASLEGVRALREFGAALGAAAIIIGLVLACPWIVGTTGRLAPRLPLPLRLAVRDGARNRARTAPAVAAIMAAVAGVTALAIGGVSDFRQRQVEYQAQLPHGSALIRLPQGRDEEAAAAVVRRDLPGVPVIPLRTLPGPDGVCLSEDTSKCPALTFSAEHDGAALNEILPIVVGGAREARMLLGRNDAGVASALDAGKIVLFRVRPLDHGTVTAKVTYWDDDRQHTIATIKNLPAVAAHGDPHVPAIVPPQAAEKLAEKAGVPIRTEAYGVDRADHRVTKAEEARLTRSMETFGHDSGAVHVERGFTESFGRITLMLGAAAAVLALGATLIATGLAAADARPDLATLRAVGARPRTGRLLTMGRGAFIAALGCWLGIAGGLVPGLAVTRPLTDGVEENGAAPHGTVVDVPWLLLLTLAIGVPLVAACAAGAVTGGRLPARRTPG; encoded by the coding sequence GTGAACCGCTACGTCTTCGCGCTGCGCATGGCCCGCCAGGACGCGCTGCGCGCCAAGGGCCGCACGGCGCTCGTGCTGTGCATGATCGGCCTGCCGATCGGCGTCGTCGTCGCCCTGGCCGTGCTGCGCTCCACCTCCGAGGCGGGGATCGAGGGGCCGTCCGGCGCCCCGAGCGGCGCCGAGTCGGCCGTGCTCGCGATGATCATCGCGATGGTCGTGCTGGAGGTCGTCCTGCTCGCCGGGCCGGCGTTCATGGTGGACGTCCGGCGGCGGCGCCGCGACCTCGCGCTCGTCGCGGCGTCGGGCGGCGCGGGCCGGCACCTGCGCGCCGTCGTGCTGGCGAGCGGCCTGCTCCTCGGCGGGATCGCCGCGGTGGCCGGGGCCGGGCTCGGCATCGCCGCCGCGGCCGTCGTCGCGCGGGCCGCGGACGGACCGGACGGCTTCGGACCGTTCACCGTGCCGTGGACCGTGGTCGCCGTGACGATGCTGTTCGGCGCGGGCAGCGGCCTGCTCGCCGCCCTGGTGCCCGCGCGCCAGGCGGGCCGGATGGACGTCGTCGCCGCCCTCGCCGGACGCCGCGAACCGCCCGGCCGGGCGCGGCGCGGCCTGCCGATCGCTGGCGGCGTCCTCGTCCTGGCGGGCCTGGCGGCGTCCCTGGAGGGCGTCCGGGCGCTGCGCGAGTTCGGCGCCGCGCTCGGCGCCGCCGCGATCATCATCGGTCTCGTGCTCGCCTGCCCGTGGATCGTCGGGACGACCGGGCGGCTCGCGCCCCGGCTCCCGCTGCCGCTGCGCCTCGCCGTCCGGGACGGCGCCCGCAACCGGGCCCGCACCGCGCCCGCGGTCGCCGCGATCATGGCGGCCGTGGCGGGTGTCACCGCGCTGGCCATCGGGGGCGTCAGCGACTTCCGGCAGCGGCAGGTGGAGTACCAGGCGCAGCTGCCCCACGGCTCGGCGCTGATCCGGCTGCCGCAGGGCAGGGACGAGGAAGCCGCCGCGGCCGTCGTCCGGCGCGACCTGCCGGGCGTGCCGGTCATCCCCCTGCGCACCCTTCCCGGGCCGGACGGGGTCTGCCTGTCCGAGGACACCTCGAAATGCCCCGCGCTGACCTTCTCGGCCGAGCATGACGGGGCGGCCCTGAACGAGATCCTGCCGATCGTGGTCGGCGGCGCGCGGGAGGCCCGGATGCTGCTCGGCCGCAACGACGCCGGGGTCGCGTCGGCGCTGGACGCGGGCAAGATCGTCCTGTTCCGGGTGCGTCCGCTCGACCACGGGACGGTCACCGCCAAGGTGACCTACTGGGACGACGACCGGCAGCACACGATCGCGACGATCAAGAACCTGCCGGCCGTGGCCGCCCACGGCGACCCGCACGTGCCGGCCATCGTCCCGCCGCAGGCCGCGGAGAAGCTCGCCGAGAAGGCCGGCGTGCCCATCCGGACGGAGGCGTACGGGGTGGACCGCGCCGACCACCGGGTCACCAAGGCCGAGGAGGCCCGGCTGACCAGGAGCATGGAGACCTTCGGCCACGACTCCGGCGCCGTCCACGTCGAGCGGGGCTTCACCGAGTCGTTCGGGAGGATCACGCTGATGCTCGGCGCGGCCGCGGCCGTCCTGGCGCTCGGCGCCACCCTGATCGCCACCGGGCTCGCCGCCGCCGACGCCCGTCCCGACCTGGCCACCCTGCGCGCCGTCGGCGCCCGGCCCCGCACCGGACGGCTGCTGACGATGGGCCGGGGCGCCTTCATCGCCGCGCTCGGCTGCTGGCTCGGCATCGCCGGCGGGCTCGTCCCCGGCCTCGCGGTGACGCGCCCGCTCACCGACGGCGTGGAGGAGAACGGGGCCGCCCCGCACGGGACGGTCGTCGACGTCCCGTGGCTGCTCCTGCTGACGCTCGCGATCGGCGTCCCGCTCGTCGCGGCGTGCGCGGCCGGGGCGGTGACCGGCGGCCGTCTCCCGGCCCGCCGGACCCCGGGGTAG
- a CDS encoding DUF2079 domain-containing protein, with the protein MVEAIAVQGPAGGSSARRGGAARRRRAALAALVAASALLYAAYSLMRLRAFRTGSYDLVIFDQAIRSYSRFGPPVAIVKGVHNDFGPDFSILGDHFSPILALLAPLYWIHDGPATLLVAQAVLLALAIPPIWRYTERRLGARAAYCAAGAYALSWPIAEALAFDFHEVAFVPLLSALMVERHDAGRRLQAAAAAFALLLVKEDMGLLLAGFGLYLLTRPTGGGRRTLRGLLPPGDRRAGLAYVAVGLAATWVCSRVAVAAFGGDNDYYWAYGALGPDLPHAAVHALTHPWDVVRVLGDPPRKLLTMALVLLPLLLLPLASPLTLTAVPLLAERMLASRFGNWWEPHYHYNAFIVAVLVLAAADGAARLRGRPRIARGALGRLPSAAPMAGILAVTVACVPFFAYRHLADPALWRPNERARAASAAVARIPDGALVEAANGLGPALTSRARVLLWDDRSHGAPWVIAQVERLEFPFGSPAEQRRRVEGLKAEGYREVFRGDGYIVLHRDVPAPRVPGSGNP; encoded by the coding sequence GTGGTCGAGGCGATTGCGGTGCAGGGACCGGCCGGCGGCTCCTCCGCACGCCGCGGGGGCGCCGCCCGGCGCCGGCGCGCCGCCCTGGCGGCACTGGTCGCGGCGAGCGCGCTGCTGTACGCGGCGTACTCGCTGATGCGGCTGCGCGCCTTCCGGACGGGCAGCTACGACCTGGTGATCTTCGACCAGGCGATCCGGTCCTACAGCCGGTTCGGCCCGCCGGTCGCCATCGTCAAGGGCGTCCACAACGACTTCGGCCCGGACTTCTCGATCCTCGGCGACCACTTCTCGCCGATCCTCGCGCTGCTCGCGCCGCTCTACTGGATCCACGACGGCCCGGCGACCCTGCTGGTCGCGCAGGCCGTCCTGCTCGCGCTCGCGATCCCGCCGATCTGGCGGTACACCGAGCGCCGGCTCGGCGCCCGCGCCGCCTACTGCGCCGCGGGCGCCTACGCGCTGTCCTGGCCGATCGCCGAGGCGCTCGCCTTCGACTTCCACGAGGTCGCCTTCGTCCCGCTGCTGTCGGCGCTGATGGTCGAGCGGCACGACGCCGGACGGCGGCTCCAGGCGGCCGCCGCCGCGTTCGCCCTGCTGCTGGTGAAGGAGGACATGGGGCTGCTGCTCGCGGGCTTCGGCCTCTACCTGCTCACCCGTCCCACCGGCGGCGGGCGGCGGACCCTGCGGGGACTCCTGCCGCCAGGCGACCGGCGGGCGGGCCTCGCCTACGTCGCGGTGGGGCTGGCCGCTACCTGGGTCTGCTCCCGCGTGGCCGTCGCGGCGTTCGGCGGGGACAACGACTACTACTGGGCGTACGGGGCGCTCGGCCCGGACCTTCCCCACGCGGCGGTGCACGCCCTCACCCATCCATGGGACGTCGTGCGCGTCCTCGGTGACCCGCCGCGGAAGCTGCTCACGATGGCTCTGGTGCTGCTCCCGCTGCTTCTTCTGCCGCTGGCGTCCCCGCTGACCCTCACCGCCGTCCCGCTGCTCGCCGAGCGGATGCTCGCCAGCCGGTTCGGCAACTGGTGGGAACCGCACTACCACTACAACGCCTTCATCGTCGCCGTGCTCGTCCTGGCGGCGGCGGACGGCGCGGCGCGGTTGCGCGGACGGCCCCGGATCGCGCGAGGCGCACTGGGACGGCTGCCCTCCGCCGCGCCGATGGCGGGGATCCTCGCGGTCACCGTCGCGTGCGTGCCCTTCTTCGCCTACCGCCACCTGGCCGATCCCGCGCTGTGGCGGCCGAACGAGCGGGCGCGGGCGGCGTCCGCGGCCGTCGCGCGCATCCCGGACGGCGCGCTCGTCGAGGCCGCCAACGGCCTCGGCCCGGCGCTGACGTCCCGTGCCCGCGTGCTGCTGTGGGACGACCGCTCGCACGGCGCGCCCTGGGTGATCGCCCAGGTGGAGCGGCTGGAGTTCCCCTTCGGCTCGCCCGCCGAGCAGCGGCGGCGGGTCGAGGGGCTGAAGGCGGAGGGGTACCGGGAGGTCTTCCGGGGGGACGGCTACATCGTGCTGCACCGGGACGTCCCTGCCCCCCGGGTCCCTGGTAGCGGGAACCCCTGA
- the serA gene encoding phosphoglycerate dehydrogenase yields the protein MSKLVVLVAEELSPAGIAVLEADYDVRHVDGSDKDQLLPAVADVDALIVRSATKVTAEVFQHAKKLRVVARAGVGLDNVDVEAATKAGVMVVNAPTSNIVTAAEHAIALLLATARNVPQGHSALKQGEWKRSKYTGVELQGKTVGVLGLGRIGVLVAQRLAAFDMNVIAFDPYVQAARAAQLGVKLVTLDELLRESDFITVHLPKTPETLGLIGDRELQQVKPSVRIVNAARGGIVDEAALDLALKDGRVAGAGIDVFSTEPCTESPLFHHDSVVVTPHLGASTHEAQEKAGTQVARSVKLALSGEFVPDAVNVQGGAVAEDVKPGLPLAEKLGRIFTALAGGVPVRLDVVVRGEIAEHDVKVLELAALKGVFVDVIEEAVTFVNAPLLARDRGVEVTLTTSEDSPDWRNVVQVRGTMSDGSVVSVSGTLTGPKHAERIIEINGYNMELVPTEHMAFFSYVDRPGIVGAVGKLLGDEQVNIAGMQVGRDAKGGKALIALTVDSAVAPQLVDAITREVGADMGRRVDLEG from the coding sequence TTGAGCAAGCTCGTCGTCCTCGTCGCAGAAGAACTCTCCCCGGCCGGCATCGCCGTCCTGGAGGCCGACTACGACGTCCGGCACGTCGACGGCAGCGACAAGGACCAGCTGCTGCCCGCCGTCGCCGACGTGGACGCCCTGATCGTCCGCAGCGCCACCAAGGTCACCGCCGAGGTGTTCCAGCACGCCAAGAAGCTCCGGGTCGTCGCCCGGGCCGGCGTCGGCCTCGACAACGTCGACGTGGAGGCCGCCACCAAGGCCGGCGTCATGGTCGTCAACGCGCCCACGTCCAACATCGTCACCGCCGCCGAGCACGCGATCGCTCTGCTCCTGGCCACCGCCCGGAACGTGCCGCAGGGCCACTCCGCGCTCAAGCAGGGCGAGTGGAAGCGCTCCAAGTACACGGGCGTCGAACTCCAGGGCAAGACCGTCGGCGTGCTCGGCCTCGGCCGCATCGGCGTCCTCGTCGCCCAGCGCCTCGCCGCCTTCGACATGAACGTGATCGCGTTCGACCCCTACGTCCAGGCCGCCCGCGCCGCGCAGCTCGGCGTGAAGCTCGTCACCCTCGACGAGCTGCTCCGCGAGAGCGACTTCATCACCGTCCACCTGCCGAAGACGCCCGAGACCCTCGGCCTCATCGGCGACCGCGAGCTGCAGCAGGTCAAGCCGTCCGTCCGCATCGTCAACGCCGCCCGCGGCGGCATCGTCGACGAGGCGGCCCTCGACCTCGCGCTCAAGGACGGCCGCGTCGCCGGCGCCGGCATCGACGTGTTCAGCACCGAGCCGTGCACCGAGAGCCCGCTGTTCCACCACGACAGCGTCGTCGTCACCCCGCACCTCGGTGCCAGCACCCACGAGGCGCAGGAGAAGGCGGGCACCCAGGTCGCCCGGTCCGTGAAGCTCGCGCTGTCCGGCGAGTTCGTCCCGGACGCCGTGAACGTGCAGGGCGGCGCCGTGGCCGAGGACGTCAAGCCCGGCCTGCCGCTCGCCGAGAAGCTCGGCCGCATCTTCACCGCCCTCGCCGGCGGCGTCCCCGTCCGGCTGGACGTGGTGGTCCGCGGCGAGATCGCCGAGCACGACGTCAAGGTGCTGGAGCTGGCCGCGCTCAAGGGCGTCTTCGTGGACGTCATCGAGGAGGCCGTGACCTTCGTCAACGCGCCGCTGCTGGCCCGCGACCGCGGCGTCGAGGTCACCCTCACCACCAGCGAGGACAGCCCCGACTGGCGCAACGTCGTGCAGGTGCGCGGCACGATGTCCGACGGCTCCGTCGTGTCGGTGTCGGGCACCCTCACCGGCCCCAAGCACGCCGAGCGGATCATCGAGATCAACGGCTACAACATGGAGCTCGTCCCGACCGAGCACATGGCGTTCTTCTCCTACGTCGACCGCCCCGGCATCGTCGGCGCGGTCGGCAAGCTGCTCGGCGACGAGCAGGTCAACATCGCGGGCATGCAGGTCGGCCGCGACGCCAAGGGCGGCAAGGCGCTCATCGCGCTCACCGTCGACTCGGCCGTCGCGCCCCAGCTCGTCGACGCCATCACCCGCGAGGTAGGCGCCGACATGGGCCGCCGCGTCGACCTCGAAGGTTAG
- a CDS encoding (2Fe-2S)-binding protein produces the protein MLERVAELGPYFELATEDVSGDAAWRAFPGGVGPLREVARDHAGRLGTDETRVAASLLFQGLAARIWSPVVAAGSLGVVPDLSGLRWRGAPGEPIMLGLADVRGWRVGSVAEAVEIVHPMVVDGLLRPLRDAMLGFVKLADGLVWGNAASALAGSLNVGGADPGRAAIVRALLAREPLAGAGSFGSRGFVRNNCCLYYRVPGGGMCGDCGLVR, from the coding sequence GTGCTGGAGCGCGTGGCGGAGCTTGGGCCCTACTTCGAGCTCGCCACCGAGGACGTCTCGGGTGATGCTGCTTGGAGGGCGTTCCCCGGGGGTGTGGGGCCGCTGCGAGAGGTCGCCCGTGACCATGCCGGACGGCTGGGGACGGATGAGACCCGTGTGGCGGCCTCGCTGCTCTTTCAGGGACTCGCGGCGCGGATCTGGTCGCCGGTCGTTGCCGCGGGGAGCCTCGGGGTCGTTCCCGATCTTTCGGGGTTGCGGTGGCGGGGGGCGCCGGGTGAGCCGATCATGCTGGGGCTCGCCGATGTCCGCGGGTGGCGGGTGGGGAGCGTGGCCGAGGCCGTCGAGATCGTCCATCCCATGGTCGTGGACGGGCTGCTGCGGCCGCTGCGGGACGCGATGCTGGGCTTCGTCAAGCTCGCGGACGGGCTGGTCTGGGGCAATGCCGCCTCGGCTCTCGCCGGGAGCCTGAACGTCGGAGGCGCCGATCCCGGGCGGGCCGCGATCGTGCGGGCGTTGCTCGCGCGCGAGCCGCTGGCCGGGGCCGGGTCCTTCGGGTCGCGCGGGTTCGTCCGGAACAACTGCTGCTTGTATTACCGCGTCCCTGGGGGCGGCATGTGCGGAGACTGTGGGCTCGTGCGTTGA